Within the Miscanthus floridulus cultivar M001 chromosome 2, ASM1932011v1, whole genome shotgun sequence genome, the region TTTACAATTCAGCTCCTATACTACTTCAACATTCTCCATATATAATCCCATTTTGGCGCTCACATCCATGACTGATCTTTTATGTAGAGATTGATTTCTAGGTGCTAATGGCGGGTGGCCACCCCTGCAAATCCTTAATTATTTTTAGAGACGTATGCGTGCAACTGGTTGCCATAACCCACGCGGCTAAATAACAGTTTGGACGGTTGCTAAATAttgttttgtgtagtagtgatctATCTTGGATGAAGTTTAGCTAGTTTGTCTGGACTCAATATCTATTATTACTCCCTCTGTCAAAAGCAAAATGTAATTTTAGAATCCAGACAAATCAAACTTttctaaatttgatcaaatttataaaaatatcaatatttatatctccaattaGGTTTtactatgaaatatattttgtAATTAATATAATGGTACATATTCGGTattataaatgttagtattttttcttATATATGTAGTTAGACTTAAAATTGTTAGGCTCCTCATAAAGTAGTAATTGCATCATTTTCGGGGACGGATCAGGATGTGAGATGCAAATCTAGGAGGCTAGAGGTTGATCAGTACGCATCTCTGACAAAATGTTCTCCTGTTCCATTGATTGGAACGGCCTATATATGAAAGCACTTTTTTTGTATCATTACTATAGAGTATTAACCAAATTCGATCAGATTTTTGTTATATATTATATTCTTCATGCGCCTGAGATAACGAATAGTTGATAATAAGGTTGCTTTGGCCATGATTCTATTTCTACCCTTCATCGTTCATGCTCTCTACCTTTGCAAGGATCGGATGGACGTATTAGATAACAGGCAAAACTACGTACTCCTTATTATTAATTAATGCTGGACTTTGTTTCAGATCTTTTTTGTTTTAAAGAAAAAATAGCTGACTGATAGAAAACTTTTATACAACGAGTTAATTTTCAGTCAAccaagcaacagagatggatcGATTTTTACGATTTCATATTTTCATATTCCAATTTTCGACGACAACTCAATTCAATTCGAACACcctctataaaaagaaaaaaaaagaaaaaagagaagaaactTGTTTGAATGCGCGCGCGGCATGCATACATGTGATGGCGAAGACGACGTGCTAACGCATTCAGACAAGTGCAGAGTGCTAGCAGCTAGCTGAATCTTAAGATTGAAGCGTCAGATCATCCTACTACTCTACTGTACATACAACAcgaccggagaccggctctttgccgagtgctaagtgAATTGCTGAGCGTTTTTttttcagacactcggcaaagagcttctttgtcgagtgcggaaaaaaaaaacactcggtaaaaaaaacactcggcaaagaagtttctttgccgagtgttttttttttacacttgccgagtgctttttttttcgacactcggcaaagaagctttcaaagaaaatttcaaagcacattttaaagtagtaaattaattcaaataaaaaagttttcaactacaaagttgtataactcatcaagatgtacaatgtttgttttggtcttttcttcatatgacaaagttaaagtaaatttgttcacaaatctaacatatctctcttgtagtttatgaaactacaagagagatatataagatttgtgaataatgttagaacGACCTTATCGGATGAATTgatgatcaaacaaccaaaataaactctgtagatctcgaaaagttatgaaacattgtagttggcaactttttgatttgaaatcatcttgtcatgcaaaactgcgttctctggatacgtatatatatatgtgtgtgtgtatgcTATATATATACTCTGTACTATAGTAGCAGTAATGCACTTTTTTTTTCACAAATACTGACTGATCAGGTGACGAACTGATGACATATAACGCTCAAGATATCTCCAGAAGCAGCTAGTatctttttgatttgaaattttcttgtcatgcaaaactgtgtttgaatttcaaaattttgaatttcaaaatttgtaaacgacctcggatggaaaaacttcctaaactaaaagtgtagatctcgaaaagttatgaaactttgtagtttacaacttttttatttgaattcgtttagggcctcaaacaagcaatttacactcggtttagtataatatgtggggaaccaaaacggaatctagacatagGTGGCAGTGTGGTGCAGTGGTTAGAGGAGGGGACGCGCGAGGTTGAGGTCGCCGGTTCGAATCCCGCCAGTCTCATAGCCGCGAATTTTACGCGAAAAATGCCGGAGATGGGGGGCGCTGgctggtgggggcctccaccgattaaaaaaattcctattttttttgggttttttttgttccaactttgccgagtgtcgggcactcggtaaaggctttgacgagtgcccgacaaaagacactcggcaaaaacgcCTTTGCTAGCCCATTTTTTGCCgagtggcctttgccgagtgcagcactcgggaaagcctttgccgagtgcaaattggactttgccgagtgcccgccactgagtccggtagtgCAACAGACTTCAATTCGATTGGCAGTcaaaaaattgattggcatgcaACATAATTATTGACATCCATATATATGTATACGAAGGGCgggtctggtgcaagcggtagagtcttaccgtatgTGATCGGAAGGTCTCGGATTCGAGTCTGCGGTCTCCTCGTATtgtacaggcgagggtaaggcttgcccttaacacccttccccagatccCACacagccatatatatatatatatatatatatgtgtgtgtgtatgcTATATATATACTCTGTACTATAGTAGCAGTAATGCACTTTTTTTTTCACAAATACTGACTGATCAGGTGACGAACTGATGACATATAACACTCAAGATATCTCCAGAAGCAGCTAGCTGCTTGACTTGACGTGGGCTGGCGCTAGGTTTGCATATAGATAATAGGAGAGCTGCCGATTATATTAATAAACAAATGGGACATGCTAAAATGCTATATCTTAGTTTTGTAGCTAGGACGGCCGGGTACACTACTGCGTACTGCACATGCAGTTGTTGATATATGTAGTGATCGGCCGAATTGGATTCCAAAAAGATATACGTTGTGATGTAAAGTATATATGGAGGGGAGGCCTAACTAACTAACGAACTAACCATTGGTCGGCTCATACAATCACTGTTTCTGTTTGCATTATTATATTTGGGTCACGATGCATGCGTTGCATTGCCTGCATGCATGGTCCTTTTGAATTCATTCTTTGATCGATCGGCTGCCAAAGGAAATTAAGCGAGTCGTCGTCGTTACATTTCCTCTCTGATCGATCGATGGATAGGGCATGGACGAAATTCAGGATTTCAGACGATAGATAGACGACGCACGCAACGCACCATGGAGTTGGAATTGGAATGGAACGGTTGGTTGCACGCAACTATACTAACTGAACAGGAAAGTCTCTGcacgcactgcactgcactgcaaaGCACATATATATCCATGCTACTGCTGCACTGCTGCTCATCATCAGCATCACAAGTCACTGTTGCGTATGAATTCAATTATTAGTTGCCGTTCCGTTAGTTGATTAGATCGATCGTTTACTTAATAAGCCAGATTAAGTAAGGCTAGGCTACCCAGATATATCCTGATCCTGTAATAATAAGTTGCTGATCGTACGTACTGAAACGCCTATCCCTTCCATTTATGAGGAGCAAGAAATAAACCAGCTGCAGGGAGTAGAGTACTATGTATGCATTAGTATGCATGTGGCAAAGTCGAAGGAGAGGGTTTAGCGGCTTTAATTTAATTAGCTGGGTGTTTAAGTCGAGACCTGGGAGTAGCTAGGCAAGTTGAGTAGCAGGAGCGGCAGGCGAAAGCAGAGTGAAGATTTAAGGTCATCAACCAACAAGCAGACAAGTTGGTTGCAAATAAACCTGCAAAATCAATTTCAGCATCAGAGACATGCATGGTGTTGCTTGCCTCTAAATGTGCCTGTCACCATTTCTGAGTGCAGAAATGCAGATAAGATATATGCAGTCCGGATAATCAGGCAGAATTGGCAGATCCCTTAATTAAATTGATATGAACGTACCGTGCATATAGGTCGAAACTGTCACTGTTTGTAGCCCTGTGGCTGTGTCGCCGGTTTCCAAAAAAGAAGTCTTTCTCCTCTTGGCCCTCGTTTAGTTGGCCGATTCGACGGCGGTAGATTCACTGTAGGTACCGTgatgttttatttttatttggtaataattgttcaatcgttgactaattaggctcaaaacgttcgtctcgcaaagtacaaccaaaccgtgcaattagtttttgatttcgtcaacatttagtactccatacatgtaccacaagtttgatatgacgggaatcttctttttgcatagtgtcaaagttagaaatttggtggaactaaatACACCCTTGGTAGTTGGTTATATCCCTACCGGAAATAGTAGTTTTGCCGTGTGCCACATGCACACGGCAAAGCCTAAAAAATACTTGGCAAACAGTACATGACATCTACAGTGCCAATaaacgtctctttgccgagtgttttttatcgggcactcggcaaatactttgccgagagctgaaaccgaCGCTCGGTAAAAAATAGTAACGTGACGGCGCGGAGACGGTCACggcgcgtttgccgagtgtccgggatttgacactcggcaaagcagccatgtttGCCTAGTGCCCcagccctgacactcggcaaatgtgctattgtttgctgagtgtccaggcactgacactcggcaaatatggctgctttgccgagtgtcaaatcccgaacactcggcaaacatggctaatttgctgagtgtcaaatcccggacactcggcaaagactggctCAGCATGTACAGATTTTGGCCACGtgtcctctttaccgagtgtttttaccttggcactcggcaaaagacctGCGACCATATATTTCTAGTTTTTATGGTTCGGGCACGTATAACGTACCCCACTTAAATAAGTATTACAGGCATCCcacatagttcacaataagcatcacatgcagttcatatagatatatcaacaacacataaatgcaaataaacttcagaatgcAAATAAAATTCACTGAGTGCAATGGTGTCCACTGAGTAGTCACAagtaatccacaaatgcaaatgcaaatgcaaataaaatcacaagtcgTCACTGAGGAGGCCACGGTGTCCACTGTGACCACGCTGGgcatgaggctcattcgatgtcGCTGATTaattctgcacaaaagagaagagataaatTATTCTAatttctagtttatttctagtttgtaaactataaaTCATTCTGGTTTGTAGTTTCTAGTTTCTAGTCtatttctagtttctagtttatttctaatTAGTTACATAACCACCTCCACGCATCATGCATCAACCGCTTCCCTGGGACTACTGATGATGGGACTCCTATCCTATATATTTGCCCCCCATGCAGGAGAAGGAAGCAGCACAACGACCTCTCTTGCATATTGCTCTCTGTGTTACTGCGTGCAACGCAGCAGCTCTTGCTTGCGAGACGATGTCTGAGAGGAATCTCCGCCTTGCACGCCGCCAGGCGCTGCCGCCCGCCAttgccgtggtggtggtggtgctgctcgGCCACCATCCACGAGTGGTGGCGGTGGCGCAGGCGCAGCCTTCGCCGGGCTACTTCCCGAGCGCCACGGTGAGGTCCATGGCCTTCTCCGAGGGCTACGACAACCTGTGGGGGCCGCAGCACCAGACGCTGTCGCAGGACAAGATGGCGCTCACGCTCTTGATGGACCGCACCTCAGGTCAGTACGTAGTCGTTGTTAATTAGCAGTTGGCACCAGTCAATGTCAATAATCCTACCggctgtgatgatgatgatgacgagtcCTCGATCAGTCCTGAAATCTGAATCGTCGTCGCCTGAACCTGTAAACAAACAAACTCTGATTGATGATTACCGTATGCATCGACAGGCAGCGGATTCAAGTCGAAGCGCTCGTACCGGAACGGCTACTTCGGCGTCTCCATCAAGGTCCAGCCGGGCTACACCGCCGGCGTCAACACAGCCTTCTACGTACGTCACTCGTCGATCACTATGTACCTAGTACCTTCATCAGTAATACTAACTACTAGTAGTAGTGACAGTGATATGAAAATGCAAACAATGtcggcctgttcgttggttggtttctaagctagtttaggctggctggtgctggttcattgtgagagaaaaacactgttgactggctgatttgcgctggctgaaaccaaccagcgaataggctGAATACTGCATATATGCAGCTGTCGAACAACGAGCTGTACCCGGGGAAGCACGACGAGATCGACATGGAGCTGCTGGGCACGGTGCCGGGGGAGCCCTACACGCTGCAGACCAACGTGTACGTGCGGGGCACCGGCGATGGCGCGCACCTGGTGGGTCGGGAGATGCGCTTCCACCTCTGGTTCGACCCGACCGCCGACTTCCACCACTACGCCATCCTGTGGAACCCCGACGAGATCGTCTTCCTCATCGACGACGTCCCCGTCAGGCGCTACGCCGCCAGTGCTGCGGGGGCCGCGGCGTTCCCGGACCGCGAGATGTGGGCGTACGGCTCCATCTGGGACGCCTCAGACTGGGCCACCGACGGCGGCCGCTACAGGGCGTACTACCGCTACCAGCCCTTACTGGCGGGCTTCCGGGGGTTCAGGACCGGCGGCTGcgaggccgccgcgcccgccgggtGCCGCCCCGTGCCGGCGTCCCCCGCCGGCGCTGGGCTCAGCGTGCAGCAGCGTGACGCCATGCGCTGGGCGCAGCAGAGGTCCATGGTGTACTACTACTGCCAGGATTACACCAAGGATCACTCCTTATACCCAGAGTGCTCGCTCGCTAGCTAGCTGATGAGTGATTCATTAAGATTATACTAAGCACCCTGCCGTGCGTAAATAACACTAGTTCCTATACGTGGTTACTGGCTAGTAATTGAAGCATGAAGCAGCTCAGAGCAGCTATGGCGGCGTGCGAGTGAAGCGCCGCCCTACTTAGTACGTACCATTATTCTAAAATTGTTCATTGGTGGTTGAGGCGTGTGGTGGTGAGTAATTTATTTATGAGCTCCAGGTGCACAAGTCTCGATCTATATATACATGTAATGTAAGACCTCGTTTAAATTCAGGACGTAAAGTTTTGGGATGTCGTATAAgatgttcagatactaataaaaaaataaattacagaatccgtcagtaatctacAAGAcggatttattaagcctaattaatccatcattaacacatgtgttactgtagcaccacattgtcaaatcataaactaattaggcttaaaagattcgtttcgcaaattagtcgcaaactgtgcaattagttattttttagtctatatttaatactacatgcatgtgtctaaacattcgagcCAAAGGGCGActagctcaaacggttaggtgacccagcggtactcctcaggtcctgggttcaaCTCCCCGTGgaagcgaatttcaggctgaggttaaaaaaatcccctcgtccgtccccataaccaaagcactagggggcaccggcccaattctcacttgggcgacggaaatccaccgtgtaagggtggagacgggggttcgggg harbors:
- the LOC136540800 gene encoding probable xyloglucan endotransglucosylase/hydrolase protein 32, translated to MSERNLRLARRQALPPAIAVVVVVLLGHHPRVVAVAQAQPSPGYFPSATVRSMAFSEGYDNLWGPQHQTLSQDKMALTLLMDRTSGSGFKSKRSYRNGYFGVSIKVQPGYTAGVNTAFYLSNNELYPGKHDEIDMELLGTVPGEPYTLQTNVYVRGTGDGAHLVGREMRFHLWFDPTADFHHYAILWNPDEIVFLIDDVPVRRYAASAAGAAAFPDREMWAYGSIWDASDWATDGGRYRAYYRYQPLLAGFRGFRTGGCEAAAPAGCRPVPASPAGAGLSVQQRDAMRWAQQRSMVYYYCQDYTKDHSLYPECSLAS